A DNA window from Paraclostridium bifermentans contains the following coding sequences:
- a CDS encoding ABC transporter ATP-binding protein produces MLKFENIVKKFNGNYVLSDVSFEIEKGNLVAIIGESGCGKTTLLKMINRLIKPSSGKIYIDEKDISKIDPIKLRRNIGYVIQQTGLFPHMTVRENIEIISKIEKVDNAKIEESTYRLMNMVGLDAEKYLDRYPSELSGGQQQRVGVARAFATDPEIILMDEPFSALDPITRVDLQDELVELQSKFKKTIIFVTHDMDEAIRIADMICIMKDGKVVQYDTPENILKNPINNFVSNFIGKNRIWSSPEFIKISDIMIENPIMCGSELPILKCIEKMRRNKVDSLIVNDATTKEFIGVVKAKFIRNIENKSQRIGDIVKNETPTLTPNDTILDALNITNKHKISAIPVINENKIVEGLVTKSSLVTTLSQQYLEVEEE; encoded by the coding sequence ATGCTCAAATTTGAGAATATAGTAAAAAAGTTTAATGGTAATTATGTTTTATCAGACGTTTCTTTCGAAATAGAAAAAGGGAATCTTGTTGCTATCATTGGAGAAAGTGGATGTGGAAAAACAACATTACTAAAAATGATTAATAGATTAATAAAACCAAGTAGCGGAAAAATTTATATAGATGAAAAAGATATTTCAAAGATAGACCCTATTAAACTTAGAAGAAATATAGGATATGTTATTCAGCAAACGGGATTGTTTCCTCATATGACTGTCAGAGAAAATATTGAAATCATATCTAAAATTGAAAAAGTAGATAATGCAAAGATTGAAGAGAGCACGTATAGATTAATGAACATGGTAGGACTTGATGCTGAAAAATACCTAGATAGATATCCTTCTGAACTAAGTGGAGGACAGCAACAAAGGGTAGGTGTAGCAAGAGCATTTGCGACAGATCCAGAGATAATATTAATGGATGAGCCTTTCTCAGCATTAGATCCAATTACAAGAGTAGATTTACAAGATGAGCTTGTAGAATTACAGTCAAAATTCAAAAAAACTATTATATTTGTTACGCATGACATGGATGAAGCAATAAGAATTGCAGATATGATATGCATAATGAAAGACGGAAAAGTAGTACAGTATGACACGCCTGAAAATATTTTAAAAAATCCAATAAATAATTTTGTATCAAACTTCATAGGTAAAAATCGTATATGGTCATCTCCTGAATTTATAAAAATTTCAGATATCATGATTGAAAATCCAATTATGTGTGGTTCAGAACTACCAATCTTAAAGTGTATTGAGAAAATGAGAAGAAATAAAGTCGATAGTCTTATAGTTAATGATGCTACAACTAAAGAGTTTATAGGAGTTGTAAAAGCTAAATTTATAAGAAATATAGAAAATAAGTCTCAAAGAATTGGAGATATTGTAAAGAATGAAACTCCAACACTTACACCAAATGATACTATTTTAGATGCATTAAATATCACAAACAAACATAAAATTTCAGCTATTCCAGTTATCAATGAAAATAAAATTGTTGAGGGATTAGTTACAAAAAGTAGTTTAGTTACTACATTGAGTCAGCAGTATTTAGAAGTAGAGGAGGAATAG